A genomic segment from Diospyros lotus cultivar Yz01 chromosome 5, ASM1463336v1, whole genome shotgun sequence encodes:
- the LOC127802354 gene encoding protein SOSEKI 1 isoform X1, which produces MEVTAELKLVKKRIAIRNMEAAGGGGGGGSGGEGEMRRIHIIYFLSRKGRVEHPHLIRVHHLSRNGIHLRDVKRWLSELRGKDLPDSFAWSYKRRYRTGYVWQDLLDEDLITPISDNEYVLKGSEISSFNLDLYNSQGEKKVSMENKGPTLQTNAKEEIQESPAKTATDASSAKPSPPLGSEASTMTEDSTKLEDEKLSDINKQETPPKTDKTLPKASKYEKSFLLGKRNAKKKNRNNINVESNPSTPATSSTSSSSASFTKSKSYSSGASNMLLNLIKCGGVDTTESTVMVINRPEKRSSYMPLKKPPEVDTSVTNTAEICKGDGLGGSERIYGTYWNKQLHFNSRRSFDGWKSSNNEKSEANGQKPVSAVYKPVNRPSCSQCGKMFKPEKLHAHMKSCRGLKSLSKSASAYAAAASEPTKSENSSNSQQSHSPHYLTYSS; this is translated from the exons ATGGAAGTCACTGCCGAGTTGAAGCTTGTGAAGAAGAGGATAGCCATAAG AAACATGGAAGCAgccggtggtggtggtggtggcggcAGCGGCGGCGAAGGCGAAATGAGAAGAATTCACATCATTTACTTCCTCAGTCGAAAGGGTCGGGTCGAACATCCCCATCTCATCCGGGTTCACCATCTCTCTCGAAATGGGATTCATCTTCGGG ATGTTAAGCGATGGCTCTCGGAACTGCGGGGAAAGGACCTGCCCGATTCATTCGCTTGGTCTTACAAGAG GAGGTACAGGACAGGCTACGTATGGCAAGATCTTCTGGATGAGGATCTCATCACTCCAATCTCTGACAATGAATATGTCCTCAAAGGCTCCGAAATTTCCTCATTCAATCTTG ATCTTTATAATTCACAAGGTGAGAAGAAAGTTTCCATGGAGAATAAAGGTCCAACCCTCCAAACAAATGCcaaagaagaaatccaagaaagCCCAGCAAAAACGGCGACAGACGCCTCTTCGGCAAAACCATCGCCGCCTTTAGGCTCCGAGGCCTCCACCATGACCGAGGATTCGACCAAGCTTGAAGATGAAAAGCTTTCAGACATAAACAAGCAGGAAACGCCGCCAAAAACAGACAAAACGCTTCCGAAAGCCAGTAAATATGAGAAGTCTTTTCTGCTGGGCAAAAGGAAcgccaagaagaagaacaggaaCAACATTAATGTCGAGAGTAATCCTAGTACGCCGGCGACTTCGTCAACGTCTTCATCTTCAGCTTCGTTTACTAAAAGCAAGAGCTACTCAAGCGGGGCCTCTAACATGTTACTGAACCTCATCAAGTGTGGTGGTGTGGACACCACTGAATCGACCGTGATGGTGATCAACAGGCCGGAGAAGAGATCTTCGTACATGCCTCTGAAGAAGCCACCAGAGGTTGATACTTCTGTTACTAACACCGCAGAGATTTGCAAAGGAGATGGGCTTGGAGGGTCTGAGAGGATCTATGGCACGTACTGGAATAAACAATTACACTTTAATTCAAG GAGGAGTTTTGATGGGTGGAAGAGTTCAAACAATGAAAAGAGTGAAGCCAATGGCCAAAAGCCAGTCTCTGCTGTTTACAAGCCAGTCAACCGGCCCAGTTGCTC GCAGTGTGGGAAAATGTTCAAGCCAGAGAAATTGCATGCACACATGAAGTCATGTAGAGGGCTGAAATCCCTATCAAAGAGTGCTTCTGCttatgctgctgctgcttctgaGCCAACCAAATCAGAGAATTCTTCTAACTCCCAACAATCCCACTCTCCCCATTATTTGACTTACTCTAGTTAA
- the LOC127802354 gene encoding protein SOSEKI 1 isoform X2, producing the protein MEVTAELKLVKKRIAIRNMEAAGGGGGGGSGGEGEMRRIHIIYFLSRKGRVEHPHLIRVHHLSRNGIHLRDVKRWLSELRGKDLPDSFAWSYKRRYRTGYVWQDLLDEDLITPISDNEYVLKGSEISSFNLDLYNSQGEKKVSMENKGPTLQTNAKEEIQESPAKTATDASSAKPSPPLGSEASTMTEDSTKLEDEKLSDINKQETPPKTDKTLPKASKYEKSFLLGKRNAKKKNRNNINVESNPSTPATSSTSSSSASFTKSKSYSSGASNMLLNLIKCGGVDTTESTVMVINRPEKRSSYMPLKKPPEVDTSVTNTAEICKGDGLGGSERIYGTYWNKQLHFNSRRSFDGWKSSNNEKSEANGQKPVSAVYKPVNRPSCSVGKCSSQRNCMHT; encoded by the exons ATGGAAGTCACTGCCGAGTTGAAGCTTGTGAAGAAGAGGATAGCCATAAG AAACATGGAAGCAgccggtggtggtggtggtggcggcAGCGGCGGCGAAGGCGAAATGAGAAGAATTCACATCATTTACTTCCTCAGTCGAAAGGGTCGGGTCGAACATCCCCATCTCATCCGGGTTCACCATCTCTCTCGAAATGGGATTCATCTTCGGG ATGTTAAGCGATGGCTCTCGGAACTGCGGGGAAAGGACCTGCCCGATTCATTCGCTTGGTCTTACAAGAG GAGGTACAGGACAGGCTACGTATGGCAAGATCTTCTGGATGAGGATCTCATCACTCCAATCTCTGACAATGAATATGTCCTCAAAGGCTCCGAAATTTCCTCATTCAATCTTG ATCTTTATAATTCACAAGGTGAGAAGAAAGTTTCCATGGAGAATAAAGGTCCAACCCTCCAAACAAATGCcaaagaagaaatccaagaaagCCCAGCAAAAACGGCGACAGACGCCTCTTCGGCAAAACCATCGCCGCCTTTAGGCTCCGAGGCCTCCACCATGACCGAGGATTCGACCAAGCTTGAAGATGAAAAGCTTTCAGACATAAACAAGCAGGAAACGCCGCCAAAAACAGACAAAACGCTTCCGAAAGCCAGTAAATATGAGAAGTCTTTTCTGCTGGGCAAAAGGAAcgccaagaagaagaacaggaaCAACATTAATGTCGAGAGTAATCCTAGTACGCCGGCGACTTCGTCAACGTCTTCATCTTCAGCTTCGTTTACTAAAAGCAAGAGCTACTCAAGCGGGGCCTCTAACATGTTACTGAACCTCATCAAGTGTGGTGGTGTGGACACCACTGAATCGACCGTGATGGTGATCAACAGGCCGGAGAAGAGATCTTCGTACATGCCTCTGAAGAAGCCACCAGAGGTTGATACTTCTGTTACTAACACCGCAGAGATTTGCAAAGGAGATGGGCTTGGAGGGTCTGAGAGGATCTATGGCACGTACTGGAATAAACAATTACACTTTAATTCAAG GAGGAGTTTTGATGGGTGGAAGAGTTCAAACAATGAAAAGAGTGAAGCCAATGGCCAAAAGCCAGTCTCTGCTGTTTACAAGCCAGTCAACCGGCCCAGTTGCTC TGTGGGAAAATGTTCAAGCCAGAGAAATTGCATGCACACATGA
- the LOC127802421 gene encoding uncharacterized protein LOC127802421 — MGSEYNPASKAHYDISLSKRTRKPLSDLQKEVRSSGSPEKGSPNSEEEEEEEEEKAGGKEAREETEHKSLKQLIRERSPLGRHFTEDQDQDNLDQNDKAQQKRQLQLVVVKQREEDLDLDGVKLKKLVGRYARVLSRLIKVKSKRHKPPPPLPLLPMQ, encoded by the coding sequence atgggtAGCGAATACAACCCGGCGAGTAAAGCCCATTATGATATCAGCTTGTCGAAGAGAACCAGAAAGCCACTGTCGGATCTCCAGAAAGAAGTTCGCTCGTCAGGTTCTCCAGAGAAAGGAAGCCCCAAttccgaagaagaagaagaggaagaagaagaaaaggctgGTGGTAAAGAAGCTAGAGAGGAGACTGAGCACAAGAGCTTGAAGCAGCTGATCAGAGAGAGGAGTCCCCTTGGTCGCCATTTCACAGAGGATCAGGATCAGGATAATCTTGATCAGAATGACAAGGCCCAGCAGAAGCGGCAGCTTCAACTGGTGGTGGTTAAGCAGCGTGAGGAGGACTTGGACTTGGATGGGGTGAAGTTGAAGAAACTGGTGGGTAGGTATGCCAGAGTTTTGAGCCGCCTGATCAAGGTCAAGAGCAAGAGGCATAAGCCACCCCCACCCCTCCCATTATTGCCCATgcaataa